DNA sequence from the Hippopotamus amphibius kiboko isolate mHipAmp2 chromosome 1, mHipAmp2.hap2, whole genome shotgun sequence genome:
TTCTGTCGTCTGTCCCCATCTAGGGAGAGCCTATCAGCTCCCCCTCCCTCGACAGAAAGAACACAGTGAGGCACCTCTCCTTCCTGACTCACGTCCACAAACTCTGTGGTCAGCTTAAAGGCTGAGGTCTCAAAGCCCAGGTTTCGGGGTGAGCTGGACAGGATGAAGCCAAAGTCGATGTGGATGATGTGGCCTTCTGCGTCCAACAGGATGTTCCCATTGTGTCTGAGGAGGGGGCAGCGGAGAGGAAGAGGCAGTAGTGAGTCTGACTGAGGTGGGAACTTCAAGCTGCAACACACTGGCCACATGACACCAGGCAAGGGCCCTGCCACGTTTCCTGCTGCCTATAGCTCTGGGTCCAACCTCCTAGAACCCAAAGCCAAcagtgagaagaaaggaaatcagaaaagtaAACTGCTCACAAAGGCTGTGGGGTCTGATTTCCTATCATTAACAACCTAATAAAATAGTTTAAGATTACTCAAATCTCCCAGTAATTGTGCCTCTAAGCACCCAAACCGATCCCAATCTAGTAGAGAAGTGCGAGGCTAGGAAAGAAGGCCTCTGTGCGCCAACCAGCTGCCACAGAGGCCAAGCACTTGGCTTAGGGGGAGGCCTCTAGTCACAATCTAATTACCTATGTTTTGTTTGTAATTCTTATTAGCCCACTGCAGATCAGAAGCCCCACTGGAAGGGAGCAGTGATCGCAGGCTGAGTGGagtttaaatgtaaaatagtgtGGGGGCTTCGCAGAGTCAGTTTTAACTATCTGGTAAAAGTGcttatgtaaaaaaaattctCCGGAGGCAATTCCTACAGGCTAGCTGCAGGAAGAAGAGTTAAAGGGAGATAAATCCCAGGTCTTTGTGATTCCCAAATGAATGGGCAGTCGAAGGAGGAACAATTAACATGCTAAGCACGTGAGGACTGGCCCATAATGGACCTCCTCTGCGTCAACAGAGGCTTTGTTAGGTTAAGAGCTCATGGTGTGAGGCCACCTTCTCGGGGGCCGGTCTGACTGGCCAAAAAGACGGGGACAGAGGGAGAACCCAGTCCCATCTGAGTCCTTCCCCCTTCTGGGAAAGCATGACAAATTCAGCAACACACACAATCTTGAAAGCCAGAAAGTTCTAGATGTCCTAGTTCAGCCtctcactttacaggtgaggaaatagagGCCCTGAGAAGAgaactgacttgcccaaggtcccaagCCAGTGAGGggcagtttctctctctccttaagTGCTGGAGTTAACTCTAGCTGCAAAGCTACGGGGGACTCGCTCTGAAGCAGTTAAGGAGACCTTCACCTGCCTTCAGCTTGGGGCCCCCTTCACTGCGGCCGCTTCTCTCCAGTGGGTGAGTCCATTCATGACTTGactacatctattcttttttgacTTATTATGAAAGGTTTACCAGCTGCCTGTCCTCTCTCCCCCTTTTAAAGGATGGACTCTCATCTTCCAAATGTATTAGTCTCCTAAAGAAAAGCCCAGAGGCCCAACTAGCACCTGCTTCCCTGCTCCCACTTACTCAACCCAGGggctcaggctctaggctctctggGCCTTTGGTTCCAAATGCTGACTCTTTAGGGACAGCCTAAAGCTTAGAACCAGGTTCCTTATAAACAATGACATTTCCCTTCAGTTCTCAAATGCAAAGCCTCTGCTGGCTTCATCTGTAAGGCTGGCAGGGTGGAAGGAGCACAGGTTCTGAAAGTTTCCTGACCCTAATTTCCCTCCTGAGGAAACACCTGTTTGACAGCATTTTCATCTGGTTTCAATATAAGAATGTCAGgcccaacaggcacgtgaaaagatgctcatcgttgctaattattagagaaatgcaaatcaaagccacagtaaggtatcacctcataccagtcagaatggccatcatcaaaaaagtctacaaataataaatttggagcgggtgtggagaaaagggaatgtaaattggtgcagccactatggaaaacagtatggagtttccttgagaaactaaaattAGTGTTATCCAGCAATTTCCcttctgggcatgtatctggaaaagacaaagactCTAATTCAAACAGATAGATGCACCTCAATGTacactgcagcactatgtacaatagccaagacaaggaagcaacctaaatgtccatcaacagatgaatggataaataagatgtggtgtgtacacacacacacacacacacacacacacacacacaaaatggaatattactcagccataaaaaagaatgaaataatgccattttcagcaacatggatagacccagagatcaccatactaaatgaagtaagtcagacaaatattatatggtatcaattctttgtggaatctaaaaaaataatacaaatgaacttatttacaaaacagaaacagactcacagacaaagaaaacaaagttatggttaccaaaggggaaggggggataaattaggagtatgggattaacagatacacactaccatatataaaacagatacatgggggacttcctaggtggcgcagtggttaagaatctgcctgcaagtgcaggggacacgggttcgagccctgctctgggaagattcccacatgccatggagcaactaaagcccatgcgccacaactactgagcccatgcgccacaactactgaagcccatgcacctagagcccatgctccgcaacaagagaagccactgcaatgaggagcctgcgcaccacaatgaagagtagcccccgcttgccgcaattagagaaaaacccgtgtgcagcaacgaagatccaatgcagccaataaacaaattaaataaatttattaaaaaaaaagataaatgataaacatttactatatagcacagataagtgtattcaatatcttgtattaacctataatggaaaagaatctgaaaaagaatacctgtgtgtgtgtgtgtatccatatatatatatgtctcaatcactttgctgaagTTCACCTGAAGtgaacacaatattgcaaatcaactatatgctTCAATTacacacaacaaaaaaagaatgtcagGCCATCACAGGCACTTAGTAGATGCTAGGTTTCTGATAAGCGGCTGTTAGCTAATCTTAACGTGCTGACGTATCACTTGGAACCCTGGAAGCACTGGCCACTGAATCAGTGTTTTCCCAGGACAGCTGCCCTCGGCCCTCTGAGAGGAGCAACTCACAGGAGCATTCCAGGTATTGACTCTGAGTCACTCTCTGGAGACAGTCTTAAAAAGCAGGGCCTCAAGCGTGTAATTATCTCTGTACGATATGTTGTTCATCCACATGCGAAGGTGAGCTTCACAAAGGTCACATGATATTGGGAGAAATGGCAGCTCTGGGCAAAACAAAAGATACTTAAGAGTTTTGGAAATCATATGTTGGAACAAGGAGGAGCATTCAGGGCTGGCAGTTTCAACTTGGTGTCTACCATGTCTCTCACATCCATCTGCTTCTTTCTGCTATCAGTCACTACCACTGCCCTCAGGCCAGGCCTCATTACCTCTTGCTTCACTGCTAAAGAACCACTTACATCCAACCTCACCAAAGTGCCACAGGGAGCATTCATTCAATACAGACTGGATCATGgcattccctctgcctgcagaATAAAACTCCTCAGCCTCATAATGAAGGTCCCACTAATCTGGCCTCAACTTACCTGATGTCACCGCTACTACtgtgccatgcagtgtggcccaAGCTTTAATTACCTCCagttgtttcctctgcctggaacatcctTCCCCCACAGCTTTCTGTGTCCTCATTCTCCTTCATCCTTCAGGACCCTGCTTGCTCAAACCCTTGCTCCTCCCATAAATCCCTCACTTCTTTGCCCCTTACCCTGGGGTACCTGTCAGCTGCTTCCTAGCCTTCATGGCATATGAACGCATCTGTCTCTGCTTAAAATAtgttgtttgtttcatctttacaTCTTGGCAATGGAAAGTGGTGGTGAATAAATGAAGGGACAGAGGGAACCCTGGAGAAAAGGTTAGGATGAGGGACAGGAATTTACCTACCTGTCCTTGACTTGCAGCAGGTAGCAGACCAAGCAGTAGCCAGCACAACTCTGCACAAAATTGCGCTGGGCACTGAGGAACGCCTCAGTGGTGTAACTGCCATGCTCCTGCAGGAAGTAATCGAGCAAGGAGAGCTGTGACTGTTTCTTCACCTGGTGGATAGACACAGCGTTGACCACTGGTTCAATCATGCCACTGTCGGCCGAAATCACAAGAATCTTGTATGGCTTGATCCACAGGGGTACTCGCTCCTGTTCCCAAATGGACTGTGAGGAAACACAGAGGCATTGAGACTCTCTCTAAATGGGGGGAGGAGGCTAAAATCTCCTCTGTCCCCAACCTTGGACAGTTCCCATTCTTGGTGGCATTTGATTCTAGGCCATCAAGTGAGTAAAAGCCCCTGATCCCACTGAGAACCAGTTTTGAAAGGAAGTCCAGGGTATGACAAGACACAGGGTGGCGTATGGGAAAAGGCATCATACAGAGAGAAGTCcaaaaaagggagggagaagaagaaaccTCACTGTCACCTCCCAAGCTGGGCGAGTGGGAGCTATTAATCCAAGTGCAAAGAAcatggaaaaaaaccaaaaaggattTAGGTTCAGAGAAAGCttctccagaaaataaaaatatttatataaagaactgattagggacttccttggcggtgcagtggttaagaatccgcctgccaacgcagggttCCACCCCTGCtccacaggaagatcccacatgccgcagagcagctaagcccatgtgccacaactgttgagcctgtgtgctgcaaatactgaagcccacgcgcctagagcctgtgctctgcaataagagaagccactgcactgagaagcctgcgcacagcaatgaagaatatCCCCCattcgcggcaactagagaaagcctgtgtgcagcaacgaagacgcaacacagccaataaacaaataaataaataaatgggggggagggggaagaactGATTAAACAGGTGAAGTCGCTTGTAGGCAACCAATCCGGGGGTCATGGATCAACATCTCAGCCCAATGCAACCCACTTGCTGCACATGTCAGTTGGGAGTCCCGATCAGCGATCAGAACAGGTGCCAGTGACAGAAGGGCCACAAGAGGTCGCTGTGGAGCTGCTCCTGGGGCTGTACTTCCGGGGAGGAGCACCAGCTTAGTTTAATGTAAATCCAACTTAGACCTGGGCAGGAAGCTGGTCCCCAGCAGAGCTCCCTGCAGAAGGACCTGCATGATTACCTCAGGTGGGCTGTGGATGGACggagttttccttctttctccctcttccttaccTGTAGTTGCTTCAACACCTGGAAGGCCAGCAGCTCCTGCCGAAGGTCATCCCCACACTTGACAATGACTGACAGGAGCCGCCAATTGGGGAGATGGCCATAGGGGGAACCCTCTCTAATGCGCCTATGAAGAGAAGAAGAAGGTATCAAAGGGTGATGCCAGGTTGAGGACAGAGACACAGCTTCTATCAAATGTCCAAATCAAACTCCCCACAAGGTAAGGACTCAGATTGCCTGGGGGCCTGATGGATTTTGCCGGGGAGGCTGAGAGACAATATGGATGGTGGACTTCTATCCAACTCACCGCACTTTCTCCTGCCAGGGCTCTTTGAGAGCAACCGCAGAAGGGTCTTCTGGGTCTCGTTTGAAGGCTGTAGGGGTGTGAGCCAGCTGCTCCGAAAGGCGCCGTCTAGCAGGAAGAAACTATATCATTTGCTTGGAGGAGTTACCCCAGAGCCTCATGTCCCTGTCTATGCCGGCATTTCCTGCACTGTTTCCTTGATTCTGGGCACACAGAGACAGAAACCTGGGCTGAGAGAGACTCACGGAAGGAGACACACCACTAATAACCTTTTTGCTAACCTGGTGGTTTGTCATCATGTTAAATGCAGATTACCAGGCCCTCCCCATTCTCCTACCAAGATTCTACATTCAGAACAGGTGAGGCTCCAGCATCTGCATTTCCAGTAAgatctcctccctctccctggatTCTGACATGTGTATCCTCAGACCCACTTGGGAAACGTTGCTGTGCTTCGTTCCTCTGGTGCTTTTGCTCCTTTGgagtccttttaaaatttaatttctttctgtagTAGCCCAGTAATTTCTCAACCCACACCTTCACTGCCTCAAGTTTGGTGGCCTCAGGACAAGGAAAgagtaaggagagagagaagagggaaaaatacAGGCTGACAGAGAGGAAGGGGACAAAGAGACAGGCAGTGCCTAAGAGCAGGATGAAAAATGAGGGGCCACGGGGTCTGGCCATACCGGATGTCGCccgctgcaatgaacacaggctCCTTGCTCTCCTGGCTGGTGATGCTATCCACAGAGAACTGGGAGATGTTGTCACAGCTGTTGGTGTGCACttcagggagctggggagggcaggggactgCAGGTCAGAAGGGCTAAGCACAGGGGTCGCCTCTTCACCTCCTCCTCAGATCACCCTGCGTGCTGCATCTCCACGACACGATCAGCCCTCCCTTCCAAACCCTGCTCGGAAAAGCCTCGCCCCGTTACTCACCATCCTGACCACTCAGACCCCAAACTGCCTAGGCCCCCACAAAGGCCCTCTAGCAGTGTTTTTCAATGTGTCAACTAactgcatcagaattacctggaatGCTGCTAAAACGCAGATCCCAAACCACACCATCGACCTGAATTAGAATGACTGGGAATGGGATCGGGAAGTCTgaaatttctaacaagttctccaGAAGACTTCCAATGCACTCAAGTTTGCAAACCACTGCCATGACCATCACAGAAAGCGGAACTTTCAGCCTTATATTGAGAGCTCTCCAAGGTCAGGGATGCATTCTCCCTTAAGGTCCAGAACAGACCCTCTCCAGGCTAGGTTCCTCTGAGCATTTCTTCAACCTAAGTCATTCACTCttatctccccatctctctctaaCTATACAATACTCTACCAGACCCCAGGGTCCATATCAAGTCCCTTCTTTACTCTTTCCTTTGTACCAGTGCATTTTTCCTTAACCTCTTTCATCACTTACTGCACATTGCCTTGTTGTGTATcttatatgtagatttttttcttaaatgtctgcATCCAGTCTCCCCAGCTGGACTGTAAGCTCAAGTACAGAGAGTCTGCCTTTTTATAAAGTGAAGTCTGGTTGTGCCACAGTGGCAATAAAATCCTGCTCTGGACCCCTACAACCCCAGAACAAAACCCAACTTTCTTTCCACAGCTCACAGGATCCTTCTTACAACCTGGCCCATGccagcctctccagcctcactCTTCACCACTCCTTATCTTATGACCACACAACACAGCCACGcaaaatttctttccattcttaaaATGGGCCAAGCTCTCTCGTGTCTTCCAGACTTTGCAcgtgctgtcccctctgcctggaatactctgTCCGGCTAATTGCTACCTACCTTCAGTCCTCAGCTGAGATATGAATTCCTCCGGGAAATCTTTTGGGGTGTGTCCAACCCAAAGTCTGCAATAATGCTACCTCAGGTGCTCCCATGACACCCCATGCTCTCTAGCACAACCTGGATCACTCCACAATACATCTACTTGCTGACTGGTCTCGTTCTCTCTCCTATTAGGTCATAAGCTCCTCGCAGGCAGGGGCCAAGCCTTGTTTACTAGGATATAGCACTCAAGGCTGGCACAAAGAAGGCCCTCCATAAATATTccctgagtgaatgaatgaatgtatgactTATTCTTCTCTGCTTTCCTAAGACAATTTTATATAGCTGGTGTTCAAtacatattttgattaaattttcCACACTCCCCTGGGCTTAGACGTTCCTCCTTACAGTAAGCCGAAGTTCTTCTTGCAGGGAAACGAGCTCCAGCTGCATTTATCCCAGACTAGAGCTGTTCAGAGCCTTCCCCTCTCACACCTGTCAATACCTACCCCACTCAACTGGGTACTTGCGTCAGCCTGCCTCAGGGTGTGCTGTGTCGTCTCAAATATATTCTCCTGAAAGCTCCAGGAGAATAGGTGCTTGCCCTTGGAGCTCCCTCACCTCCACCTGCAGCTCGCCTATGTCATCCACCGACCAGGCCTCATCATCGTTGTCATAGTTGGGCACAGTGCTGAAGCTGCCTGCCCGCTGCTCGTGGGTGATGCCGCATTCGGGCAGGTTCTCTACAGACCGGGTGCTCCGAATTCGGTTCTCAGGGATCCGGGCGGGGACATTGGTGGTGTCAAAGTTTTCACATTCGAGGACTTCCACATAGATCAGGTAGGGAGCCTGGGGGGGCAGTGAGAACAGTATTTGCAACTTATCTCCACCACTGTTCCCCCAAAACCTCAACTCTGCTAACACAATTCTTCCTGCTGCCCACTCCGAATCCATCAGTCCCCTGACACCAGGAATGCCATATTTAGGGCAGGAACTTATCCTATGAACATCTATATAAAGAATTTGGCTGAGAGAGTACGCaggtatttaaaatgtttcagctgAGCTTCAGAATGCATAGCTGATGCACCTGGGCAAAACGAAACTATCAATTACCACCCATTCATGGAGGCCTGAACATCTCTGTGGGCTTGttctaaaaacagacaaaaagactGGGAAAAAGTTGGACACTGTTCCAAGCAGGATTCTAATCTTTAATAtgtcttctagaaaaaaaaatctgaaccacTGTACTCATTTCAACCAGTAGACTAATTTAGCTaattctccccttctccctccccactgtgATCAGAAAAGCTCTTAGAAACAAAGATTTCTCTACTCTCATTGTTGCTGTACCTGGAAAGCCTAAGAGTTATAGAAGGGCTGAGAAGAGCTACCAAAAGGACTGTaaggagggaggagagtggcTCTCTCCTAAGACACACAAGGGGCAGGCTGGAAAGATCAGGTCTCTTTGGTCTGGAAAAACAACACCCAAGAAGGGGGACGGGAGGGTCCTCGGGATCACAACAGTGCGGAGGTAAAGTCAGGGCTGACACGTGTACATGAGCTACAGAGGGAACCTAGGATGCCAGTGGGGCGTCCCTgggcacatacacacaccctggATAACCACGGCAGTAGTCAGATGAGGGGTGTGGTTTCAGCCACAGCCTACCTACCTTGTCCTTAGAGTTGAGGACAACAGCCTGGGTGTGGGGCACGCGGACCACGTGGTGATCAAAGCCGGCAGTGGGCAGCCAGACTCGGGCAGGAAGCTTATGGTTGAGCAGGGAGAGCTCTGAGATCAGCCGCTGTGTTTTCTGCTCCTTAGTGGGGAGCGTGGCCAACCGCTTGCCAATCGCCATCAGGGACTTGATGAATTCTCGCTCAGGAGCCAGTCTGACAGGCTACAGGGGGTTGGGGTGAAGTAAAAGATGGTGAAGAAACCATAGAAAAAAGTGGCCCACCCAGTCACTCCTGGACATACAGGCCAGGGGTCCCAGTGTCTCTAGAACTCCAGGGAAGGAGCTAATTTTGGCCCACTTAGGAGATTCCACCCACCCCTGTCAACCTGAATTGGGAACAGGTGGAAAAGCCAGCACAGTCCCTTCTCCACAGGCTTTTTCTTGAGGGGAAGGGGGCAGTATGTGTGAATCCAGGTCACCAGGGGCACCACTCTTCTCTTAGACTTGAGTTCCTGAGGAACTGTCCCAAGGCTTCAAGACGGGTGGGGGGATGACACCCAGAGAGGTCAGCCAGGGACCCAGAGAGAAATGCTGTTCACACCTGACGTGCTTCACCCATCTCAAGAACGAGGCTGTCCCCCTCCCGACCCGAATCCTTGGGCTGGGTCTCCAGCAGGGCCCCCAAGGCCAGGGAGGGGAGCTGCGAGTCAGCATCTCCCCTTTCAAAGGAGGACTCCATCCCTTCAAATGACGTGGGTTGCTTTCCACGGCCTCCCCCCGTCCACCCCACAATCTCTCACAAAGGGTCCGTGCACATGCAGGGGATGAGGGAAGGAGAAGCAGACTCTGCACTCCTGAGGGAACaatcagtggggaaaggaaaagCAGACGGCGGGGGGCAGGGCTGCGCAGGTGGGTGGAGAAGACAACCGCTCCTTTCAGTCCCTGATGATGGCCCTGAAGGCCCGTTTTGTCAGGGACTCCTCCTTGGgtcctcttcccctgcctctcaGGGCCTAGCCTCTCCACAGGAACTCCCTCCTGGGGGCTTGGCTGCTCACGCTGGGCACTTCGTTCTCGGAAAGGGCAAACTCCGTCTGGGGAGTAAGGCGGGGTGGGGAAAAAGATGGACTCAGCTGGACAGGAAGCAGGGCTCTTTCCCCAGCCTAAGTCCTTCCACCGTAAGGGGCATTTTATCAAGATAGCCACCCCGTCCCATCTCTCCTCAGCTAGATAAGAACAGTATCTCTTCCTCTTAGAGAAACAGTAGTATTTCACTCACCaggcttctctccctctctgtgtgtCTTGCTTAGTCTCCTGAGTGAGAATTTCTACCCTCATTCCCTCACACTGCAAAAAAGAGCTTCCTTTGAAAGCTGGGCAGTACCATGTCCACCTCTGCATGTGCACAGAGCCAGGGTTCAAACGGACAGCTCATCTCTCAGCCTCTACCCCACCGGGGGCTGGCTCAGGGCCCCATACAGTAATGAAAAACAGGGTGTCTGAGTCAGTCAGGAATGCTTGGGGAGGCAGGGTTGAAAAGAGataaagacaggaagacaacAGAACTAGACCTCTGTGGTCCCTGCAAATATCCCAGGGGCttcatagagaaagagaaagaacggaagaggaaatttggagacTCACGCCTTCATTTATCCTGATGCCTTAATCCATCCACTCAGGTGGCAAACGGTCATGGTCCCTAGGACCTTCCAGCCCCACCAATTCATAGTTATGTCAGATTAGAAACAACAGAATTCCTTCCCATCCTCAATTCAGCATTTGGGTCGGGGCCCCCTAAATCACATCAGCATGTTGGAAATGTGACCCCAGACCCCGAGAGAGAGGCGCTGCCACATGGGAGGAGATAGGAATCATGACTGAAAGGGGATCAGCACAGAACAGAGAAAACTGATTGGGTagacaaatcaaaaataaaatgtaaaaaaatcatcCAAACTCCCAGAGGGTCCAGCATTTCCTCTCACGTCTCTGCCCAGCAACAAGGTCCGAGACCCTGTGGGACCAGAGGGTAAGGGGTTAGTCCAGGGGGAACAAGCAAGGAGAAGGAGGAGTAAGGAACATCCTGGGCAGTGAGCTGGGAAAGGGAAGAGCTCAGACCTGGAAGAAATGTGGttgaagttaaaaaagaaaaccggCTGTGGGGAGGTAGAACTTTCCTTCAGGCCAAATCCTGTTTGCTTTTCGAGTCAGctcacccagcacagggcctagCATTTGGAAGACGCTGAATAAGTATTTGATGGTCTGATGGCAGAAGCCATGGGGAGAGGGTTCTGGGTGGGAGAACCAGCATCCTGGGGGTTTCCTGCCAAGCAGTTTTTGGCTCCAATCCAGAGgtaaattctctctctcccccagctgTTTGCTCTAGAGACCCAGGAGCTGGGGGCTGAGCTGCACTGCATCCCAGCTGTCTCTGGGAGAAGGATCGGCGAAGCCCAACTCAGCCTGGGCTCAGAGCACTGGCAAAAATCGGGCAGGGGCTCCTCCAGGTCTCggaggcctgggagggaggcaCTGATGTCCCAGGAAAAAAAGGCACCTTTTAACTCCAGCCTTGACCTGGGGACTCAGAAGACCTGGGGACGGAGAGGAAATGCGGCCATGGGGGGAGCCTGCCACCCAGTCCCAGCCTGGCCCCACTTACGGAACTGAATGACTTATCAATACTCTCGGTGCTGGAGGAGAGCTCCTGGGAAAGGGCCGGAGGGcaaggggagaaggagggggcagggagggaagggagagagacaaaGGCAAAGAATTTAGCTCCAACTTGGATCATAACTGCTTCTCTTGTGTAGCTCTACCTCTCCGCTTTAATGAAAGAAAGTCAACCCACAAATGCCACTTGCCCAGTATCTTGACACCTGTGGAAGATGCTAGAAGGCTAGCACAGACCTTGAGGTCAGAAGGGTTGAAGAGACAGTGGCCTctgctttccatttcttcccttctcttcttgccTGCCCAAGTCTTCCTTCCAGGACAAATCCTTAGGGAGTAGCTCTGTGCTGCCAGGCTTCCGCGCTTTCTCCTTATCCACTCACACGCGCTCAACCAGCCCCTTCTCTATGGAGACCACCACCGAGAGACTGAATTTAACAAGCTTCATGGCCCCCATACTGGAAATCCCATGTTCCTCCAGCTTCTTGGAAATGTCAAGGAGGAAGCAGAAGAGCTAAACTTTCAGTGCCAGGTACATCCCCTCTCTAATCAGCCTCACTAGCCCCCTGGGAAACCTAATCCCAACCTTGAATCATGTGACAAGGAACACGCTGGACCCATGAGCATGAAACCTCTGGGCTAGGTGCTGCTGGGAGTTAAGGATGAATACCCTTCTTATCTACCAAACTTCTGCAGGCTTCCTATCAGGGTATTTCACATGATACTcaataaattacaattttttaacCTAAGTTGCGGAGCCAGGTCCATCTGAGAAAGCTGAGTAGCTGAGCAGCCGCAGCTGTCCTAGTCCCAGCCCAGGGGATTTAGCTAAACCTCAGCCCATTCCTATGTCTTACTGC
Encoded proteins:
- the PI4KB gene encoding phosphatidylinositol 4-kinase beta isoform X2, whose product is MGDTVVEPAPLKPTSEPTPGPPGNNGGSLLSVITEGVGELSVIDPEVAQKACQEVLEKVKLLHGGVAIPSRGTPLELVNGDGVDGEIRCLDDPPAQIREEEDEMGATVASGTAKGARRRRQNNSAKQSWLLRLFESKLFDISMAISYLYNSKEPGVQAYIGNRLFCFRNEDVDFYLPQLLNMYIHMDEDVGDAIKPYIVHRCRQSINFSLQCALLLGAYSSDMHISTQRHSRGTKLRKLILSDELKPAHRKRELPSLSPAPDTGLSPSKRTHQRSKSDATASISLSSNLKRTASNPKVENEDEELSSSTESIDKSFSSPVRLAPEREFIKSLMAIGKRLATLPTKEQKTQRLISELSLLNHKLPARVWLPTAGFDHHVVRVPHTQAVVLNSKDKAPYLIYVEVLECENFDTTNVPARIPENRIRSTRSVENLPECGITHEQRAGSFSTVPNYDNDDEAWSVDDIGELQVELPEVHTNSCDNISQFSVDSITSQESKEPVFIAAGDIRRRLSEQLAHTPTAFKRDPEDPSAVALKEPWQEKVRRIREGSPYGHLPNWRLLSVIVKCGDDLRQELLAFQVLKQLQSIWEQERVPLWIKPYKILVISADSGMIEPVVNAVSIHQVKKQSQLSLLDYFLQEHGSYTTEAFLSAQRNFVQSCAGYCLVCYLLQVKDRHNGNILLDAEGHIIHIDFGFILSSSPRNLGFETSAFKLTTEFVDVMGGLDGDMFNYYKMLMLQGLIAARKHMDKVVQIVEIMQQGSQLPCFHGSSTIRNLKERFHMSMTEEQLQLLVEQMVDGSMRSITTKLYDGFQYLTNGIM
- the PI4KB gene encoding phosphatidylinositol 4-kinase beta isoform X4, producing the protein MAIGKRLATLPTKEQKTQRLISELSLLNHKLPARVWLPTAGFDHHVVRVPHTQAVVLNSKDKAPYLIYVEVLECENFDTTNVPARIPENRIRSTRSVENLPECGITHEQRAGSFSTVPNYDNDDEAWSVDDIGELQVELPEVHTNSCDNISQFSVDSITSQESKEPVFIAAGDIRRRLSEQLAHTPTAFKRDPEDPSAVALKEPWQEKVRRIREGSPYGHLPNWRLLSVIVKCGDDLRQELLAFQVLKQLQSIWEQERVPLWIKPYKILVISADSGMIEPVVNAVSIHQVKKQSQLSLLDYFLQEHGSYTTEAFLSAQRNFVQSCAGYCLVCYLLQVKDRHNGNILLDAEGHIIHIDFGFILSSSPRNLGFETSAFKLTTEFVDVMGGLDGDMFNYYKMLMLQGLIAARKHMDKVVQIVEIMQQGSQLPCFHGSSTIRNLKERFHMSMTEEQLQLLVEQMVDGSMRSITTKLYDGFQYLTNGIM